From Penaeus monodon isolate SGIC_2016 chromosome 6, NSTDA_Pmon_1, whole genome shotgun sequence, the proteins below share one genomic window:
- the LOC119574132 gene encoding WD repeat-containing protein 89-like: protein MEYDGQADSDTCSQEELSRLFQSSYGSVTSTTVAKKDTYCLHLAHDTTWDNVAVAMSDRSVAVLNGSTLQNLFTFKPHEKSITGLKFSSTNHDLIWTSSNDGLVKLWDARSNKMEKEFVGRSEESAVIKPINSFDVSGNEKILCAGTELVQNGAYLLFWDIRGNEILGGYWDSHTDDITQVKFHPSQPDTVATASTDGLINVYDISQNSEDDALTYCMNASVTVDKLTWMSQNGRYERLSGITDIHSLQYWDIKEASPLHKFSREEITAAMRRKLHEECYLVSVDMPCIGEDPVILAGSGLENEVSGCLRLLKLDLQSGRLQPFGTLVSKQKQLMTRAALYNKGTDSYITAGECGVVRVWKRDEKDVVRKETKAKHQKHRAKPY, encoded by the coding sequence ATGGAATACGATGGTCAAGCAGACAGTGACACTTGCTCTCAAGAAGAATTATCCAGATTGTTTCAGTCCAGTTATGGTTCAGTGACAAGTACTACAGTAGCCAAGAAGGACACCTACTGTCTTCACTTGGCCCATGACACAACCTGGGACAATGTGGCTGTGGCCATGTCAGACAGATCAGTAGCAGTCTTGAATGGAAGCACTCTACAAAACTTATTTACCTTCAAACCACACGAGAAAAGTATTACTGGGTTAAAGTTCAGTTCGACAAACCACGACCTCATATGGACTAGTAGTAACGATGGTCTTGTGAAACTCTGGGATGCTCGGTCCAACAAGATGGAAAAGGAGTTTGTTGGTAGGTCTGAGGAATCAGCTGTAATAAAACCTATAAATTCATTTGATGTTTCAGGTAACGAAAAGATATTATGTGCAGGAACGGAACTGGTACAAAACGGGGCATACCTACTCTTCTGGGATATCCGGGGCAATGAGATTCTGGGTGGATACTGGGACAGTCATACAGATGATATCACTCAGGTGAAGTTTCATCCGTCTCAGCCAGATACAGTTGCAACTGCCTCTACTGATGGACTTATTAATGTGTATGATATCTCTCAGAACTCTGAGGATGATGCCCTCACATACTGCATGAATGCCTCCGTGACTGTAGATAAACTTACGTGGATGTCCCAGAATGGCCGCTACGAGAGACTGTCAGGTATAACAGACATACACTCCTTGCAGTATTGGGACATAAAAGAGGCTTCTCCACTTCACAAATTTTCTCGAGAAGAGATAACAGCTGCCATGAGGAGAAAGCTTCATGAGGAATGTTACTTGGTAAGCGTTGACATGCCGTGTATAGGCGAGGATCCTGTCATACTTGCGGGCTCTGGACTAGAAAATGAAGTCTCAGGCTGTCTCCGGTTGTTGAAACTGGACCTCCAGTCAGGGCGGTTACAGCCTTTTGGAACGCTTGTAAGCAAGCAGAAGCAACTTATGACAAGGGCCGCTCTGTATAACAAGGGTACCGATTCTTACATTACTGCCGGAGAGTGTGGTGTAGTTAGAGTgtggaagagagatgagaaagacgttgttagaaaagaaacaaaggcTAAACATCAGAAACATCGAGCTAAACCGTACTGA
- the LOC119574133 gene encoding complement factor I-like: MHLKLFSILLLLVAAGSAKVGERGNCRSGYLQCKDNMCIPKELFCDGFFDCGFGEDESGCPKVKPSHDAPFLADHPGEAAHFAADPSEAEAPVFPLEFL; the protein is encoded by the exons ATGCATCTCAAACTCTTCAGCATCCTGCTCCTCCTGGTCGCCGCTG GGAGCGCGAAGGTCGGCGAGCGAGGCAACTGCCGCAGTGGATATTTGCAATGCAAGGATAACATGTGCATTCCTAAGGAGCTCTTCTGTGACGGATTCTTCGATTGTGGATTCGGAGAAGATGAG TCTGGCTGCCCGAAAGTGAAGCCGAGTCACGACGCCCCTTTCCTCGCCGACCACCCGGGGGAGGCAGCACATTTCGCAGCCGACCCCAGCGAAGCAGAAGCCCCGGTATTCCCTCTGGAGTTCTTGTGA